A part of Leptolyngbyaceae cyanobacterium genomic DNA contains:
- the psaK gene encoding photosystem I reaction center subunit PsaK, with protein sequence MISSTILAAVQSTVPPTPSWSPTIALVMIICNILGLAIVRFATQGRGSQPSIGVIGVPQLLAGTSFGHILGAGTILGLTNAGIL encoded by the coding sequence TTGATTAGCTCGACAATTCTCGCGGCTGTACAATCCACCGTTCCTCCTACACCAAGTTGGTCTCCTACAATTGCCTTAGTAATGATTATTTGTAACATTCTAGGGCTGGCGATCGTTCGCTTTGCTACCCAAGGTCGGGGAAGCCAACCCTCCATCGGAGTAATTGGCGTTCCTCAGTTACTCGCAGGTACAAGCTTCGGCCATATTTTGGGCGCAGGTACAATTTTAGGATTGACCAACGCTGGCATTCTTTAA
- the psaK gene encoding photosystem I reaction center subunit PsaK yields the protein MSIASTILLAAAPAVAGTSAWSPATGLVMILCNLLAIAIGRFAIQKPGVGPDIPVSKPALFRNFTFPELLATMSFGHILGAGMILGLSNAGVL from the coding sequence ATGTCGATCGCTTCAACAATACTATTGGCAGCTGCTCCTGCTGTTGCCGGAACCTCAGCATGGTCTCCCGCTACGGGACTGGTCATGATTCTGTGTAACCTGCTAGCGATCGCGATCGGTCGCTTCGCGATCCAAAAACCTGGCGTTGGCCCAGATATACCAGTTTCTAAGCCAGCCCTGTTTCGCAATTTTACTTTTCCCGAATTGCTAGCTACCATGAGCTTCGGCCATATTCTTGGTGCCGGAATGATTCTCGGTCTTAGCAATGCAGGTGTCCTGTAA